One genomic window of Tenacibaculum tangerinum includes the following:
- a CDS encoding phosphoadenosine phosphosulfate reductase domain-containing protein, translated as MNLEAVNATLEHQSPKEIIVWALLQANKAVVTTNFRPYEGAILRATASVKREIPVIWCDTGYNTPQTYKHAEELIEKLQLNIQLYVPKQTVAHRNITLGLPTIDDPKHAVFTEQVKLEPFKRAMNEHQPDVWFTNLRKGQTAFRDSIDIVSMSKDGVLKVSPFYHWSDAELDAYLEEHQLPNEFTYFDPTKVESNRECGLHS; from the coding sequence ATGAATTTAGAAGCAGTAAACGCAACATTAGAACATCAATCTCCAAAAGAGATAATCGTTTGGGCATTGCTACAAGCCAACAAAGCGGTAGTAACCACAAACTTTCGACCCTACGAAGGAGCCATTTTACGTGCAACAGCATCAGTAAAAAGAGAGATACCAGTTATTTGGTGCGATACTGGTTACAACACTCCGCAAACCTATAAACACGCTGAAGAGTTAATTGAAAAATTACAGTTAAACATTCAGTTGTACGTACCCAAACAAACAGTGGCGCACAGAAATATCACATTGGGTTTACCAACAATAGACGATCCGAAACACGCTGTTTTTACAGAGCAAGTAAAGCTAGAGCCATTTAAAAGAGCGATGAATGAACACCAACCAGATGTTTGGTTTACAAACTTACGAAAAGGACAAACCGCATTTAGAGATAGCATTGATATCGTTTCAATGAGCAAAGATGGAGTGTTAAAAGTGAGTCCGTTTTACCATTGGTCAGATGCGGAATTAGATGCTTATTTAGAAGAACATCAATTACCTAACGAGTTTACATATTTCGACCCCACAAAAGTAGAAAGTAACAGAGAATGTGGTTTACATAGTTAA
- a CDS encoding SAM hydrolase/SAM-dependent halogenase family protein yields MSLITLTTDFGTKDHFVGAVKGAIYSELPDAKIVDITHEISPFNITETAYILKNAYKSFPEKTIHVIGVDSELSVDNKHIALELDNHYFICPDNGLISMIASEIKPTKIVEINIHDRIESSFPVLDVFVQVASHISRGGSLSVIGREVDTYKNIVEIKPKVNEQQTIIAGGVIYIDNYGNVITNISKKQFNAIGKGRDYKVTARRYTFSKIYNRYNEIVDFSVTDKQQYDGEKLAIFNSAGFLEIAIYRSNLETVGGASTLLGLEYRDTITVEFENPIKPEFTPIN; encoded by the coding sequence ATGTCTTTGATTACATTAACTACTGATTTTGGAACGAAAGACCACTTTGTAGGTGCTGTAAAAGGAGCTATTTACTCTGAACTTCCTGATGCTAAGATTGTAGATATTACGCACGAAATTTCTCCTTTTAACATTACAGAAACGGCGTATATTTTAAAAAACGCGTACAAAAGTTTTCCTGAAAAAACAATTCATGTAATTGGTGTAGATTCTGAATTAAGTGTGGATAATAAGCACATTGCTTTAGAACTCGACAATCATTATTTTATTTGTCCTGATAACGGATTAATTTCTATGATTGCCTCTGAAATTAAGCCTACTAAAATTGTCGAAATCAATATTCACGATCGTATAGAGAGTAGTTTTCCTGTGTTGGACGTTTTTGTTCAGGTGGCGTCTCATATTTCTCGTGGTGGTAGTTTAAGTGTCATTGGTAGAGAGGTTGACACTTATAAAAATATTGTTGAAATTAAGCCGAAAGTGAACGAGCAACAAACTATTATTGCAGGCGGCGTTATTTATATTGATAACTACGGAAATGTAATTACCAACATTAGTAAAAAACAATTCAATGCCATAGGAAAGGGTCGTGATTATAAAGTAACGGCAAGGCGCTACACGTTTTCTAAAATTTACAACCGATATAACGAGATTGTTGATTTTTCGGTGACTGATAAACAACAGTACGACGGAGAAAAGTTAGCCATTTTTAATTCTGCTGGTTTTTTAGAGATTGCTATTTACCGAAGCAATTTAGAAACCGTAGGCGGTGCTTCTACCCTACTTGGTTTGGAGTATCGCGATACCATTACTGTAGAGTTTGAAAATCCGATAAAACCAGAATTTACCCCTATAAATTAA
- a CDS encoding phosphoribosylaminoimidazolesuccinocarboxamide synthase, whose protein sequence is MNTINETNFHFPGQKEVYKGKVREVYNINDELLVMIASDRLSAFDVILPRQIPFKGQILNQIATKMMNDTADIVPNWLAANPDENVAVGHLCKPFKVEMVIRGYMSGHAAREYAAGKRTLCGVAMPEGMKENDQFPKPIITPSTKAANGEHDEDISREDILAKGIVSEEDYVVLEDYTRKLFQRGTELAAKRGLILVDTKYEFGKTKDGKIVLIDEIHTPDSSRYFYADGYAERQEKGEKQKQLSKEFVRQWLIENGFQGKDGQEIPEMTDEKVNEISNRYIELYEQIIGENFVKANTENVLTRIEKNILNYLHERP, encoded by the coding sequence ATGAATACAATTAACGAAACAAACTTCCATTTTCCTGGTCAAAAAGAAGTCTACAAAGGAAAAGTTCGTGAAGTTTATAATATCAACGACGAGTTATTGGTTATGATTGCCTCAGACAGGCTTTCTGCTTTCGATGTTATTTTACCACGTCAAATTCCTTTTAAAGGACAAATTTTAAACCAAATTGCTACGAAAATGATGAACGATACGGCAGATATCGTTCCCAATTGGTTGGCTGCCAATCCAGATGAGAATGTAGCCGTGGGGCATTTGTGCAAACCTTTTAAAGTAGAAATGGTTATCCGTGGCTATATGTCAGGGCACGCCGCTCGTGAATATGCAGCGGGAAAAAGAACACTCTGTGGGGTGGCAATGCCAGAAGGAATGAAAGAAAACGATCAGTTTCCAAAACCGATTATAACACCATCTACCAAAGCAGCTAACGGAGAGCATGACGAAGACATTTCTCGTGAAGACATTTTGGCAAAAGGAATTGTTTCTGAAGAAGACTATGTAGTATTAGAAGATTACACCAGAAAGTTATTTCAAAGAGGCACTGAGCTAGCAGCAAAAAGAGGATTGATTTTAGTAGATACCAAATACGAGTTCGGAAAAACCAAAGACGGTAAGATTGTATTGATTGATGAAATTCACACTCCCGATTCTTCTCGCTATTTTTATGCGGATGGATATGCCGAACGTCAAGAAAAAGGAGAAAAGCAAAAGCAACTTTCGAAAGAATTTGTACGTCAGTGGTTGATTGAAAACGGATTTCAAGGAAAAGACGGACAAGAAATTCCTGAAATGACCGATGAGAAAGTCAATGAAATCTCTAATAGATATATTGAGTTGTACGAGCAAATCATAGGAGAAAATTTTGTAAAAGCCAACACCGAAAATGTGCTCACTCGTATTGAAAAGAATATATTGAACTACTTACATGAAAGACCCTAA
- a CDS encoding glyoxalase, with product MKDPKLSIRPILEVSSNTADERFQNETLRPILKLQHSLLLKLYFTSMQQQKWKVENMSEERFQEHVNASLSKDISLRNQVIGLVIGMFTDEEFEIYQPKKNEFNKRIMGMAKKRIIDSAHEIKKLR from the coding sequence ATGAAAGACCCTAAACTGAGTATTCGTCCAATTTTAGAAGTGTCGTCGAATACTGCCGATGAACGCTTTCAAAATGAAACACTCAGGCCCATACTAAAGTTACAACATTCCCTGTTGCTAAAGTTGTATTTTACAAGCATGCAGCAACAAAAATGGAAGGTTGAAAATATGAGTGAAGAACGCTTTCAAGAACACGTAAATGCATCCTTATCAAAAGATATAAGTTTGCGCAATCAAGTTATCGGACTCGTTATAGGCATGTTTACCGATGAAGAGTTTGAAATATACCAACCTAAAAAGAACGAGTTTAATAAGCGAATCATGGGTATGGCAAAAAAGCGGATTATCGATAGTGCTCATGAAATCAAAAAGTTAAGATAA
- a CDS encoding (2Fe-2S)-binding protein: MPNYTLKINGKSVSFTADADTPLLWVLRDELNMVGTKFGCGIAQCGACTVHVDGAAVRSCQLQVSMLENEEITTIEGLSSEGNHPLQEAWKEVDAPQCGYCQAGQIMTAAAFLKENPNPTEEEIRVAMQGNLCRCASYNRIEKAVAIAADKMS, translated from the coding sequence ATGCCAAATTATACTTTAAAAATTAACGGAAAATCAGTGTCTTTTACTGCAGATGCTGATACACCTTTGTTATGGGTGCTTCGAGATGAACTTAATATGGTAGGTACGAAATTCGGTTGTGGAATTGCACAATGCGGAGCCTGTACTGTTCATGTAGACGGAGCTGCTGTGAGAAGTTGTCAACTGCAAGTATCTATGTTAGAAAACGAAGAAATTACGACCATTGAAGGTTTGTCTTCCGAAGGAAACCATCCGTTACAAGAAGCTTGGAAAGAAGTTGATGCACCTCAGTGTGGATACTGTCAGGCAGGTCAAATTATGACAGCTGCCGCCTTTTTAAAAGAAAATCCCAACCCTACAGAAGAAGAAATTAGAGTAGCAATGCAAGGAAACTTATGCCGTTGCGCTTCTTACAACAGAATAGAAAAAGCAGTGGCTATCGCTGCGGATAAAATGTCTTAA
- a CDS encoding RrF2 family transcriptional regulator, whose translation MLSKKTKYGIKALTFIAKQEKGSMVQIATISEQENISHKFLESILLTLRKSGILGAKKGKGGGYYLLKPASEIIMTDVIRTLEGPIAMVPCVSLNYYEKCDDCPDEEACAVHKLMIQVRDNTLQVLRNNTLADLV comes from the coding sequence ATGCTTTCTAAGAAAACAAAATACGGAATTAAGGCGCTTACTTTTATTGCAAAACAGGAAAAGGGCAGTATGGTGCAAATAGCAACCATTTCAGAGCAAGAAAATATTTCTCATAAATTTTTAGAAAGTATCTTACTTACCTTACGAAAATCAGGAATTTTAGGAGCAAAAAAAGGGAAGGGCGGAGGCTACTATTTGCTAAAACCAGCCAGTGAAATTATAATGACCGATGTTATTAGAACTCTCGAAGGACCCATTGCTATGGTACCTTGTGTTAGCCTAAACTATTATGAAAAATGCGACGACTGTCCTGATGAAGAAGCATGTGCAGTACACAAACTCATGATTCAAGTTCGAGACAATACCCTTCAGGTACTTCGAAATAATACACTTGCAGACTTAGTTTAG
- a CDS encoding sulfate adenylyltransferase subunit 1: MNVVKIATAGSVDDGKSTLIGRILYDTKSLTQDKLEAIREKSRQRGFDYLDFSLATDGLVAEREQGITIDVAHIYFSTPKTSFIIADTPGHIEYTRNMVTGASNSQTSIILVDARNGVVEQTYRHFFINNLLRVKDVIIAVNKMDLVNFSEEKFNQIKGEIAYLAKKSDYQNQHITFIPLSALKGDNVVKPSENTPWYTGETLLSYLENLGDKEEQEELQARFPVQTVIRPKTEEYHDFRGYAGKLYGGDLAVGDVVTVLPSATKSTIKSIQFFDKEYTRAKRGSSVNITLEDDVNVSRGDMLVKTGEEPAVVKQLEATICWMDKTPLQASQKYYIKHGVNDAQAKITELKTVVHTDFSGVQKDPSQLSLNEIGEIRLKVSKPLCVDSYKENKANGAFIIINPKTNTTSGVGFIK, translated from the coding sequence ATGAACGTAGTAAAAATAGCAACAGCAGGAAGTGTAGATGACGGAAAGAGTACACTCATAGGGCGAATATTATATGACACAAAATCATTAACCCAAGATAAATTAGAAGCTATTAGAGAAAAAAGTAGGCAACGTGGGTTTGACTACTTAGACTTTTCTTTAGCCACCGATGGGTTGGTAGCAGAACGCGAACAAGGAATTACTATTGATGTAGCCCATATTTATTTTTCGACACCAAAAACAAGTTTTATCATAGCCGATACCCCAGGGCATATAGAATATACTCGAAATATGGTTACTGGAGCCTCAAACTCGCAAACTTCTATCATTTTAGTAGACGCCAGAAACGGAGTTGTAGAGCAAACCTATCGTCATTTTTTTATCAATAATTTATTGAGAGTAAAAGACGTGATAATAGCAGTAAATAAAATGGATTTGGTCAATTTTTCAGAAGAAAAATTCAACCAAATAAAAGGAGAAATAGCATATTTAGCGAAGAAAAGTGACTATCAAAATCAACATATCACCTTCATACCTCTTTCTGCTTTGAAAGGAGACAATGTGGTAAAACCTTCAGAAAATACCCCTTGGTATACAGGAGAAACGCTACTAAGCTACCTTGAAAACTTAGGGGACAAAGAAGAACAAGAAGAACTGCAAGCACGTTTTCCTGTACAAACAGTCATCCGCCCAAAAACAGAGGAGTATCATGATTTTAGAGGCTATGCTGGGAAATTGTATGGAGGAGATTTAGCCGTGGGTGATGTCGTAACCGTACTTCCATCAGCAACAAAATCTACTATCAAAAGTATTCAGTTTTTTGATAAAGAATATACAAGAGCAAAAAGAGGAAGTTCTGTAAATATTACGTTAGAAGACGATGTAAATGTAAGCAGAGGAGATATGTTGGTAAAAACAGGAGAAGAACCTGCTGTGGTAAAACAGTTAGAAGCTACCATTTGTTGGATGGATAAAACACCCTTGCAAGCTTCTCAAAAATATTATATCAAACATGGAGTAAATGATGCACAGGCAAAAATAACGGAGTTAAAAACAGTTGTTCACACCGATTTTTCTGGTGTACAAAAAGACCCTTCTCAATTATCGCTCAATGAAATAGGAGAGATACGTTTAAAAGTTAGCAAGCCTTTATGTGTCGATTCGTACAAAGAAAACAAAGCAAACGGAGCCTTTATCATCATCAACCCTAAAACCAATACAACCTCAGGAGTTGGTTTTATAAAGTAA
- a CDS encoding DUF2061 domain-containing protein: MIIEQIVENKANYNVDKLSEKPVRSIVKSISWRVVGTIDTILISWIITGQVTTAFSIGAIELVTKMLLYFFHERLWNNIKWGKK; encoded by the coding sequence ATGATTATAGAACAAATAGTAGAAAATAAAGCAAATTATAACGTAGATAAGCTATCTGAAAAACCAGTAAGAAGCATCGTAAAATCGATAAGTTGGAGAGTAGTAGGAACTATAGACACCATACTAATATCATGGATAATTACTGGGCAAGTAACCACAGCTTTTTCAATTGGAGCGATAGAATTGGTAACAAAAATGCTCTTGTATTTTTTTCACGAAAGACTTTGGAACAATATTAAATGGGGCAAAAAATGA
- a CDS encoding xanthine dehydrogenase family protein molybdopterin-binding subunit, which translates to MIGFNLFTACKPNVKPSIDVENLNFNDFNAFIKISEEGYVTIYSPNPEIGQGVKTSMPMVIAEELDVEWDKVHVVQAPLDTKNYTRQLAGGSQSIRQGWTALRETGATTKQMLINAAAVKWGVEAADCAASKGIITNKKGEKLGYGEVVKEAATLEIPENVTLKKPSEFSIIGQNATNVDLDKIVTGKPLFGLDYKEEGMVYAAVVRPPSFGEILDSFDAAEAKNVSGVIDVITIGEKARNFIESGKNNWTFKLSTSDKVVVIAKNTWAAIKGARAIKATWKANSELESTEFHDEKLLSLLDGDTLTVRREDGNVTKAFAEADKVIERTYHSPFLPHSCMEPMNFFANITSDKVHLVGPVQTPEYAAQVAAEMLGRDLAQVHVEMTRMGGGFGRRLYGDFVYEALEISDKIKKPIKMVSTREEDVTSGIYRPAIKYRIAAAIKDGKITGYHLKEAAINDNMYGLIPHFFPAGCIPNYKVSTANYKSNITTGAWRAPYTNFLGYAEQSFFDELAAALNQDPVQLRLDLLENVKDTTDEKIQYSGKRMQDVIRLAAEKGNWNKAKEGVYQGFSAYYSHNTHVAEVAEVVLKDGVPVVTKVVAAVDCGIVVNPTGAINQVQGGVIDGIGHAMYGNLTFEGGKPSSRNFDNYRLIRMNETPKVEVHFVQNELSPTGLGEPGLPPAGGAVANAIHKALGKRLYKQPFAEELESNILA; encoded by the coding sequence ATGATTGGGTTTAACTTATTTACAGCCTGTAAACCCAATGTAAAGCCCTCTATTGATGTAGAAAACTTAAACTTTAATGATTTTAACGCATTTATAAAAATATCAGAAGAAGGGTATGTAACGATTTATTCACCCAATCCTGAAATAGGACAGGGAGTAAAAACGTCGATGCCCATGGTAATTGCCGAAGAACTCGATGTCGAATGGGATAAAGTACACGTGGTACAAGCCCCGTTAGATACCAAAAATTACACACGCCAATTAGCGGGAGGAAGTCAGTCAATTCGACAAGGATGGACAGCCTTGAGAGAAACAGGAGCCACAACCAAGCAAATGTTAATCAATGCTGCAGCCGTAAAATGGGGCGTAGAGGCAGCCGATTGTGCAGCTTCTAAAGGAATCATCACCAATAAGAAGGGAGAGAAGTTAGGGTATGGAGAGGTAGTAAAAGAAGCAGCAACTCTCGAAATTCCAGAAAATGTCACTCTAAAAAAGCCTTCAGAATTTTCTATCATAGGACAAAATGCAACCAATGTTGATTTGGATAAAATAGTTACTGGGAAACCACTTTTCGGACTCGATTACAAAGAAGAAGGAATGGTATATGCCGCAGTGGTAAGACCACCATCTTTTGGAGAAATATTAGACTCTTTTGATGCTGCCGAAGCAAAAAATGTATCTGGAGTAATCGATGTTATTACCATTGGAGAAAAGGCGAGAAACTTTATCGAATCTGGTAAAAATAACTGGACGTTCAAACTGTCTACATCAGATAAAGTGGTTGTAATTGCTAAAAATACTTGGGCGGCGATTAAAGGAGCAAGAGCAATAAAAGCTACTTGGAAAGCAAACTCAGAGTTAGAAAGCACAGAATTTCATGATGAAAAATTACTCAGTTTATTAGATGGAGATACACTTACTGTAAGACGAGAAGATGGAAATGTAACCAAAGCATTTGCAGAAGCTGATAAAGTTATAGAACGTACCTACCATTCACCTTTCTTGCCACATAGCTGTATGGAACCTATGAACTTTTTTGCAAACATAACCTCCGACAAAGTGCATTTAGTAGGTCCGGTACAAACACCAGAATATGCAGCTCAAGTTGCTGCAGAAATGTTAGGTCGTGATTTAGCGCAGGTGCATGTAGAAATGACACGGATGGGAGGCGGATTTGGAAGAAGATTATACGGAGATTTTGTGTATGAAGCCCTAGAAATATCCGATAAAATTAAGAAACCCATCAAAATGGTTTCTACTAGAGAAGAAGATGTAACCAGTGGTATTTACCGCCCTGCAATTAAATACAGAATTGCAGCCGCCATCAAAGATGGAAAAATAACAGGATATCATTTAAAAGAAGCAGCAATCAACGATAATATGTACGGATTGATTCCACATTTCTTTCCAGCAGGCTGCATTCCTAATTACAAAGTTTCTACAGCAAACTATAAAAGTAATATTACAACGGGAGCCTGGAGAGCACCCTATACCAACTTTTTGGGGTATGCAGAGCAGTCGTTTTTTGACGAATTAGCCGCAGCATTAAATCAAGACCCAGTGCAGTTGCGTTTAGACTTGCTCGAAAATGTAAAAGATACCACAGACGAAAAAATACAGTATTCAGGAAAAAGAATGCAAGACGTTATACGTTTGGCAGCTGAAAAAGGAAACTGGAACAAAGCAAAAGAAGGAGTGTATCAAGGGTTTTCTGCCTATTACAGTCACAATACGCATGTCGCAGAAGTCGCTGAGGTTGTATTGAAAGATGGAGTTCCAGTAGTTACGAAAGTTGTGGCCGCGGTAGACTGCGGTATTGTGGTAAATCCAACAGGAGCCATCAATCAAGTACAAGGAGGCGTTATTGATGGTATCGGACATGCCATGTACGGAAACTTAACTTTTGAAGGAGGTAAGCCTTCAAGTAGAAACTTCGATAATTATAGACTTATTAGAATGAACGAAACCCCTAAGGTAGAAGTACACTTTGTGCAAAACGAATTGTCACCAACAGGTTTAGGAGAACCTGGATTGCCACCAGCAGGTGGAGCCGTTGCCAATGCCATACACAAAGCCTTGGGTAAGAGACTGTACAAACAACCTTTTGCAGAAGAATTAGAATCAAATATTTTGGCATAA
- a CDS encoding PhoH family protein, giving the protein MNERIIELTEINPNDFFGAQNSTIAQLKTFFPKIKIVARGNKLKIFGEPDLLDEFEKRLEMLIKYFNRYNKLDENSIERILTSTGKEEEIRKAGNTKDVLVHGVSGKLIKAQTANQRKMVELMQKNDMLFAVGPAGTGKTYTAVALAVKALKEKEVKRIILTRPAVESGENLGFLPGDLKEKLDPYMQPLYDALRDMIPHEKLESYLEKGVIQIAPLAFMRGRTLDNAFVILDEAQNTTHAQMKMFLTRMGMHAKFIITGDPGQIDLPRRQVSGLKESLLALKDIDGIAQVYLDDKDVIRHRLVKKIISAYKSIETE; this is encoded by the coding sequence TTGAACGAACGTATCATTGAATTAACAGAAATCAACCCAAACGATTTTTTCGGTGCACAGAACAGTACAATAGCGCAGTTAAAAACATTCTTTCCTAAAATAAAAATTGTAGCCAGAGGAAATAAATTAAAGATTTTTGGAGAACCAGACCTTTTAGATGAATTTGAAAAGCGATTAGAAATGCTTATCAAATACTTTAACAGGTACAATAAGCTAGATGAAAATAGTATTGAACGTATTTTAACATCAACAGGAAAAGAAGAAGAAATCCGTAAAGCAGGTAACACAAAAGATGTATTGGTACACGGGGTAAGCGGAAAACTCATCAAAGCGCAAACAGCCAACCAGCGTAAAATGGTGGAGTTAATGCAGAAGAACGATATGCTATTTGCGGTAGGACCCGCAGGAACAGGAAAAACATATACAGCAGTGGCATTGGCTGTAAAAGCCTTAAAAGAAAAGGAGGTAAAGCGAATCATACTCACAAGGCCCGCAGTAGAATCGGGTGAAAATTTGGGGTTTCTGCCAGGAGATTTAAAAGAAAAGTTAGACCCGTATATGCAACCTTTATACGATGCCCTACGCGATATGATACCCCATGAAAAACTAGAATCCTATTTAGAAAAAGGCGTCATACAAATAGCACCTTTAGCCTTTATGCGCGGGCGTACCTTAGACAATGCGTTTGTAATTTTAGATGAAGCACAAAATACCACGCATGCACAAATGAAAATGTTCTTAACCCGTATGGGAATGCACGCAAAGTTTATTATTACGGGCGACCCAGGTCAGATTGATTTACCACGCAGACAAGTGTCGGGACTCAAAGAATCGTTATTGGCGTTAAAAGATATCGACGGAATTGCACAGGTGTATTTAGATGATAAAGATGTGATTCGTCACCGATTGGTTAAGAAAATTATTTCAGCCTATAAAAGTATTGAAACCGAATAG
- the cysD gene encoding sulfate adenylyltransferase subunit CysD — MNTETIQVGALESEAIYILREVVAQFEKPVLLFSGGKDSITLVRLAQKAFYPAKIPFPLLHIDTGHNFPETIEFRDRLVEELGVELLVRQVQDNIDAGKVKEETGKYASRNMLQTETLLDAIEEFGFDACIGGARRDEEKARAKERIFSVRDDFGQWDEKNQRPELFDMLNGRIDLGQNVRVFPISNWTELDVWSYIQQEQIQIPSIYFAHKRATFIRDGLIWSANDEVVYREEQEEVQERWVRFRTVGDMSCTAAVLSDAIDIDTVVDEIRESTISERGARIDDKRSEAAMEKRKQQGYF, encoded by the coding sequence ATGAATACAGAAACGATACAAGTAGGAGCTTTAGAAAGCGAAGCCATATATATTTTAAGAGAAGTAGTTGCGCAATTTGAAAAACCAGTATTGTTATTTTCTGGAGGAAAAGATAGCATAACACTGGTGCGACTCGCTCAGAAAGCATTTTATCCGGCAAAAATACCATTCCCATTATTGCATATCGATACAGGACATAACTTCCCTGAAACGATTGAATTTAGAGACCGTTTGGTAGAAGAATTGGGTGTTGAGCTACTTGTTCGTCAAGTACAAGACAATATTGATGCTGGTAAAGTAAAAGAAGAAACAGGGAAATACGCAAGCCGAAACATGCTACAAACCGAAACGTTATTAGATGCCATTGAAGAATTTGGTTTCGATGCATGTATCGGTGGAGCGCGTAGAGACGAAGAAAAAGCAAGAGCTAAAGAACGTATTTTTTCAGTACGAGATGATTTCGGACAATGGGATGAAAAAAACCAGCGCCCAGAATTGTTCGATATGTTGAACGGAAGAATCGATTTAGGACAAAATGTGCGTGTTTTTCCAATTTCTAATTGGACAGAGTTAGATGTATGGTCGTATATACAACAAGAACAAATTCAAATTCCATCCATCTATTTTGCGCATAAAAGAGCCACTTTTATTAGAGACGGACTCATTTGGTCAGCAAATGATGAAGTGGTATATAGAGAAGAGCAAGAAGAAGTACAAGAACGTTGGGTACGATTCAGAACCGTAGGAGACATGAGTTGTACCGCAGCAGTATTGTCTGACGCAATAGATATTGATACGGTAGTAGATGAAATTAGAGAATCTACCATCTCAGAAAGAGGAGCCAGAATTGACGATAAACGCTCGGAAGCAGCGATGGAGAAACGCAAACAACAAGGATATTTTTAA